A segment of the Bacillus sp. es.034 genome:
CTTGAGAACGACAATGTCATTCATCGGAGACCCAGGTGTGGCCCTGACTATCACTGCGCTTCTTACCTTTTACTTGCTCGGAACGAGAAGAGGTTATACGAAAGAAGAAATCCAGACGATTGCCACGAAATCCCTTGAACCTGCTGGAATCATCATCCTGATCACTGGTGCCGGGGGTGTATTCGGACAGGTGCTCGTTGAAACCGGGGTAGGAGATGTTCTCGCTGAAACGATGTCCAACCTGAATGTACCGATCATCGTATTCGCATTCGTCGTTGCCTCTGCTGTCCGTATAGCACAAGGTTCTGCGACAGTCGCCATGATCACAACAGCGAGCTTAATCTCGCCGATCATCGACTCACTCGGAATCGGCGGCCCGATGCTTGCGCTGCTCGTAATCACGATCGCATCCGGTGCAACAATCGCCTCTCACGTAAATGACTCCGGATTCTGGATGGTCAACAGATTCTTCGGACTTACCGAGAAAGAAACACTCAAATCCTGGACAGTCATGGAAACAATTATCGCATTTGTTGGTTTCGGAGTTTCATTATTGATCAGTCTCTTTATCTAGTTTCAAAGATTGATAGAAAAGCCTGCCGGTTGATTGGCAGGCTTTTTTGTTTTGTGCCAGTGGCAGCGAAAATATGTTGCGTGGTGGCCGATTTATAATAAGTAAGGTGGCGAGCGCTACGATCGACTGCCTACTTTGAGTGCTAATGGGAATGGTCAGCGGATTATTGATTACAAAAGGAAAAATGGCCCCATTTATCGCGACATTTGCGACGAAGACGATGTTCCGTGGTTTGACGCTAGTGTACCGTACCGACGATCAGATCCTGATTTTAAAGTGATAATTATCTTTAAGAACACAAACCTGCTCTTCATTTTCTCCTCCACTTCTAGCGTTTAGCCTTCCTCTACTTAATAACAACATATTTTAATAAGAAAGTTGATCTAAGGGGTATCCTTTCCCAGCCAATCTCACTATATAAGGGTTGAATACATACTGAAACAGGAGTGAATCAAATGGATAGATGGAGAAATTTAAACCAATGGATATTCGATTTGGATACATTTAATCATCTGTATATGTGGATTCTGTTGAATGCCATTTATGATGGCGAAGTTCAGTTAGGGTGTGTGGTGCTTGGTGAAATGCCGTTTATTCGGTCGATTGGGAAGTTTCGAGAGGACCTGCTTTATAAAGAGAGAATGTGGCCATTTTGTAAGTGGTTGGAGTCTGAGAATTATAAGTATGGGAGTGTCTATACGTTTAAGTCGATGAATGATTTGGCTTGTGGGGATTATGTCTATTGGATGAATATATTGATAAAAAAGGGATGTTATGATTCTGGGATTAACCGGCTTAATGATAAAGCTGATTCCGGAATGTCTTCGTGCGGTGAAAAGCATGTGAATCGGGTGCGGAGAGAACCTGCAAACAGACTTAAGAACTTAGAGAAAGAATAGATTTTAGAGAACAACAACATCAACACCACTGCCATTAGAGACGCTTAGGATGTAGATAGGGGGAGATGGTGAGTGGACATTTTCTCGTAGGGGACGAGGCATGCTGTGGACACCGAGGGATTACGTGGTGAAGGAGCGGATCAGCTTGAGTGAGATGTTGACGACGAGCGGATCGTGTTTATGATGATCAGTTTGACAATCAGGAGAGCAACAATCCGAAGCTGACACGATCAACATTCCTAGGTACTTGGGGAAGGAGCATGTGAATATTGGAGTCAGACCGCCATTTCTCTAATTTAATTCCCATAACTAAAAACTTAATATACTTAATAAGTAATAGACCTTCCTAATTATTGAATGCTAGAATATAGATTATTGGTATATTATTGAAAATTGTTACTATATATAGTAGGTGCACGTTTAATTTTTGTGATGACGGTACCACATTGTTGCCGGAGAAAATAGCTCAGGAAAAAAACTTCATTAAATGACAATTGACGGGGGAGTTTCTGTATGAGCTTCCAGTATGCCTTAGAATAAATAAATAACAGAGTTAAGGAGGAGAAAGCAAGTTGGCCAAGTACAATTTAGAGCCTAATGAATCAATCCTTATCCAGCACACAGGTGTCCTGCGTGAAACTGGAAGTCTGCTCATGAAACCATTCACGGATGAACTTATATTAACGACCAAGAACATCATTTGGATCAGTAAAGGTATGTTTGGCAATACAAAGGGTGTACACAAATACCCACTTAATCAAGTAAAGGTTATAAATGGAGAAGTGCAGACTTTTGTTAGAAAAGGCTCAGCTGGCAAGCCTAATCTCAATGTATACTTCATCAATGGGCAAGAGGTGTTTCAATTTCAGAACACAAGCAAAAGGGAAATTGCAAAATGGGTTAATGAAATTAGTAAAGTGTTAACCGGACATGATTCTACAAGGGGATCTGGTGCATACCAGTCTGCCATTCCTGGAACTGAGTATTTAGCAGAAACCCTTAAAGATACTGTTGGCGTATTCAAAAATGCCCTTGGAATAAAATCAAAGGGAGAGACTGCTGCTGTAACTGAAAAGGTTACAAAAAAATGTATTGGCTGTATGGCTCCACTTACAGGAACTAAAGGACAAAGTGTTCTCTGCAAATATTGCGATACGGTTCAAATTTTATAATGAGAGAGGCGGGTAACATTGGGAATTTTAAAAGCATTTACCTATTCGGTAGGCGGAACCTTTGCCAGTCAGTGGAAAAAAATAATCACAGCGGGACATTTTGATGAGCTCACAGTTGTTGCTCCTGGATTATTTAAAGACAACCATAATGGCAGGGGAGTTAATGCTCATGGATTTTCGGATATAATATCAAACGGCTCAAAAATATTTGTACCTGAAAATACGGCAGCCTTCATCTTTAGTCAGGGTGGAATTGAGAATATCATCACTACCCCTGGTGGATATGAATATCAAGATGGGGAAGAAAGTATTTTTAACGGAAAGGGCCTGGGTGCCTTTATCCTTCAACAGGCAAAAGATAGAATCGGCTATGGTGGTATCTCTCCTTCTGAAAAGAAGATTGCATTTGTAAATTTAAAAGAGATTCGTGACATTAAATTTGGTACACGCGGCCCTCAGGTTTATAACGATTTATACTATGGGTGCGACCTTGAAATCTACGCTTATGGCGGTTTTTCTATTAAGGTAGTTGAGCCTGAGGTATTCATAAAGAATTTCGTGCCTGCTAACACCAATATCTATACATTTAGTAACCCGAATGTTAGAGCTCAGGTTCTTTCTGAATTCGTCCAATCATTTATGGTTGCACTTAATTCACTTTCAACTACTTACAGGATATCTCAGTTGCCCTCTCAAGCTATGGAAATATCCAAGAGAATATCTGAAGATCCCTATAATGCTGGTTCCTGGAAAGTCCGCTTCGGATTTGAAATTACTAAAGTTACGGTCGAGAACATTGAATTCTCACCTGAATCAAGAGTGCTGGTTAACCAGTACTCTGCTAATAAGATGAATATGAGAGCTTATGAGGATGTTTCACAGAGAGTCTCCAACATTGCGGCTCAACAGAAAATCGCACAAGGCATTCAAGACAACGGACTTGGAAACGGCGGAGGCATGCTCTTTGGAATGAATATGGCTCAGAATATCGGGTCACAAGGACAACCTGCTTCCACATCAGCAGTATCAAACATGTCAATCAACGAGCAGATTGAAACTTTGAAAAAATTAAAAGAACTGGTCGATATGGGTGTTTTAACGCATGAAGAGTTCTGTGCTAAGAAGAAAGAAATCACTGGGCTTTAACGAGAGGTTTAAAGCAGATTAAATAATAAGGTAACGAAGCCGTTCAGAATAGTTGGACGGTTTTTTTGTAAGTATAGGGGGACGCTTAAGTCACTACCTTATTCTTTCGACGTACACCAGAATTCCTCCAAAGGTAGAATAAGAACCGTCCCCCGATTGTATAATCCATTTCTTTTTTCAATACTTTAATATTGTTTAATACCTTTTTTTCTGTTACAACTTTTATGCGTTAATTGAAGGTTTAAAAAATTTGTCACTGCCTCCAATACCAAGGGGTACTTTGTGGTCCACTTCACTTTCATCTGATATAAAGAGGAGAGAATTACAAAGAGGACAAACGTTGTTTTGCTTTTTAAGTAGCTCTTGCTTTTCTTCATTGGACAGTTTTATTTTTCTTTCGTCAACACTGTATTTCTCCCAAAAATCATCTATCATTAACTTGTATTTTGATAGCCCGACTCCATTTTGGTCGTCGAAAGGTAGTGATTTTGTATACCTAAATAAATTTGTGACTTCCTCTTTCATTTCAATTCGTTTATTTCTTACTATTTCGTAAGGGATTTTTGATAACACATACCATAATGCATAAAAATTCTGCAATGTTCTTCTAGCTGTCTTTTTTTGTGATAGATAAAATAACTCATCAAGTTCTTTCTTTAGATACTCTTCCAAGTTTTCAGTAACATCTTTTTCAACAAGTAACAATTTTAGTTTCTTAACAAAGGAGTCTATTGCATTAATCGACTTAATATAAGCATTTTTAACTTTTTCTTGTTCAGAGGCAGTATTTAATAGTTTAGTTATTTCTGTCTTGGATTTTACCCTGAAATTTATTTTGTCATTTCTTTGATAAATATCTAAGTCATTATGAGAATCTGGGTTTTCTGCCTTGTATTCGAAGTATGCTAACGTCGTGATTAATTCTTCATTTTCCATACGAGTATTCTTAAGTCTTGAAAAGAACCATTTATCATACTTGCTTGCCAAGGATCTGATTTTTTTTGTAATTTCTATATCTATATAGGAATTCCACATTTCAAAGGTATTTTCTCGTATGGGGTAAGGCTTGTTGTTTAAACGAATAAACAAATCTATTGGGTCGAATTGTGGATTAATCTTAGAGTCAATTGTAACGAGTGATAAATTGAAGTCAAGTATTTTTTCCTTGGTTTCATCACTAAAATCATCATATGATTGACCGT
Coding sequences within it:
- a CDS encoding SPFH domain-containing protein, coding for MGILKAFTYSVGGTFASQWKKIITAGHFDELTVVAPGLFKDNHNGRGVNAHGFSDIISNGSKIFVPENTAAFIFSQGGIENIITTPGGYEYQDGEESIFNGKGLGAFILQQAKDRIGYGGISPSEKKIAFVNLKEIRDIKFGTRGPQVYNDLYYGCDLEIYAYGGFSIKVVEPEVFIKNFVPANTNIYTFSNPNVRAQVLSEFVQSFMVALNSLSTTYRISQLPSQAMEISKRISEDPYNAGSWKVRFGFEITKVTVENIEFSPESRVLVNQYSANKMNMRAYEDVSQRVSNIAAQQKIAQGIQDNGLGNGGGMLFGMNMAQNIGSQGQPASTSAVSNMSINEQIETLKKLKELVDMGVLTHEEFCAKKKEITGL
- a CDS encoding PH domain-containing protein, encoding MAKYNLEPNESILIQHTGVLRETGSLLMKPFTDELILTTKNIIWISKGMFGNTKGVHKYPLNQVKVINGEVQTFVRKGSAGKPNLNVYFINGQEVFQFQNTSKREIAKWVNEISKVLTGHDSTRGSGAYQSAIPGTEYLAETLKDTVGVFKNALGIKSKGETAAVTEKVTKKCIGCMAPLTGTKGQSVLCKYCDTVQIL